The following coding sequences lie in one Cannabis sativa cultivar Pink pepper isolate KNU-18-1 chromosome 5, ASM2916894v1, whole genome shotgun sequence genomic window:
- the LOC133038136 gene encoding secreted RxLR effector protein 161-like, whose protein sequence is MKLTSSQSPSTEEEISLMEKIPYTSIVGSIMYLMVCTRPDLCYSVSRVSKFMGKPGPEHWNATKWILRYLRGTMDVGLIYGKGSEHTNVVGYVDSDYAGDLDTRKSQTGYAFQLNQCTISWKSNLQSVVALSTTEAEYIACTEAVKEALWLKGITREMGIDQRSIQVMCDSQSALHLSKNQVFQERTKHIDIRLHFIRDILASDRVKLIKVSTDDNAADMLTKSLSATKFDHCLKLLNIDSKMCT, encoded by the coding sequence ATGAAACTCACTAGCTCACAATCTCCATCAACTGAGGAAGAAATCAGTTTAATGGAGAAAATCCCTTACACTAGCATAGTTGGAAGTATTATGTATCTTATGGTCTGTACCAGACCAGATTTATGCTATAGTGTAAGCAGAGTGAGCAAGTTCATGGGAAAACCTGGCccagaacattggaatgctacAAAATGGATACTTAGGTATCTCAGGGGTACTATGGATGTTGGTCTCATCTATGGTAAAGGCAGTGAGCATACCAATGTTGTTGGATATGTAGACTCAGATTATGCTGGTGACTTGGATACAAGAAAGTCTCAAACAGGGTATGCATTTCAGCTAAATCAATGCACAATTAGTTGGAAATCTAATCTCCAATCAGTTGTAGCACTGTCCACTACTGAGGCTGAATACATAGCCTGCACAGAAGCTGTAAAAGAGGCTTTGTGGCTCAAGGGTATCACTAGAGAAATGGGAATTGATCAAAGGAGTATACAGGTTATGTGTGATAGCCAAAGTGCTTTGCACTTAAGCAAAAACCAGGTATTCCAAGAGAGGACCAAACACATCGACATAAGGTTACATTTTATCCGAGACATTCTTGCTAGTGACAGGGTTAAGTTGATCAAAGTGTCTACTGATGATAATGCTGCAGATATGTTGACTAAATCGTTGTCTGCAACTAAATTCGACCACTGCTTGAAACTTTTAAACATTGACAGCAAAATGTGTACCTAA
- the LOC133037796 gene encoding uncharacterized protein LOC133037796 translates to MRDITAHLKKLDVIIPDTFLVHYILHNLPPQYGPFKISYNTHKEKWTINELMTMCVQEEARLLQEQGESVHLTTQPKKRKPFKKNKGKKPMAPKAAIKKDSIKCFFCKQKGHAKRECSQFKKWMDDKGYSKSKEASGK, encoded by the exons atgagggacatcactgctcatttgaagaaactcgacgttatcattcctgataccttcctggttcattacatccttcataatcttcctccacagtatgggcctttcaaaatttcctacaacacacataaagaaaaatggactatcaatgaattgatgaccatgtgtgttcaagaggaagccaggctcctacaggagcaaggagaaagtgttcacctgaccactcaacctaagaaacgcaagccattcaagaagaacaaagggaaaaagcccatggctcccaaggctgccataaagaaagattccatcaaatgtttcttttgtaaacaaaagggacatgctaaaagggagtgcagccagttcaagaaatggatggatgacaaag gatattcaaaatctaaggaagccagtggcaagtga